Proteins encoded together in one Cardiocondyla obscurior isolate alpha-2009 linkage group LG07, Cobs3.1, whole genome shotgun sequence window:
- the Eif5b gene encoding eukaryotic translation initiation factor 5B isoform X1 gives MQESQPKKAKKGRRKRNDSDEDIEQVLAELALEYSVDQPVEKPAEKSSEKLDDTVEDSTEPNEQKIDNEDKKKKGKKDKKKEKTEKNDVKDEIVDDDIVESNLNIYNIYTQHNTDMEVGTVKTAAQKKKEKKEREKQKKLAQKKAEITKESNKKEDVETVVVSDEKKDDNVISAKKDQDRVEAEGDATEPDDSMKKKKKKGGKEETKEKGKGPGKKAIAAMQEALKKLKEEEEKAKREEEERIKQEELREQARLEQLRLEQERKEKKKLKEKQRKERLKAEGKLLTTKQKQDRARAQAMLEALKAQGFDLPDVGEKKPRPGTRIRPNKIKQQVSVEKKEDEKIEDDETIAAQVQVEIIDEPAKEIKEKKEEDDVKDSWDAETTDDEQEEEDKPDDILKTPEKVKEPDQKVSASTELEKTELSESDTESESGSESELSDESDEDSEIEDKIPDAARKKERARERIQNRRIEAEKKKSLDNLRAAVVCVLGHVDTGKTKILDKLRRTNVQDGEAGGITQQIGATNVPIEAIQDSTKYVKGFAEKKFKIPGLLIIDTPGHESFSNLRSRGSSLCDIAILVVDIMHGLEPQTIESINLLKAKKCPFVVALNKIDRLYDWQTMNRKDVQDIVKNQESNTQREFERRSKDIIVQFAEQGLNAAVYYENPDPREYVSLVPTSAITGEGMGNLLALIVDACQGPLAKRLMYSEELQATVLEVKALPGLGTTIDCILVNGMLKEGDTVIIAGTDGPIVTQIRSLLMPQPLKELRVKNAYIEHREVKAAQGVKIAAKDLEKAIAGLNLQVAQKPDEVDVMKEEIAKELSSALGNIRLAERGVYVQASTLGALEALLDFLKSSKIPYSGIRIGPVVKKDVMKASIMLEHDSQYATILAFDVKIERDAQELADSLGVKIFQADIIYHLFDKFTNYREELKQRKRDENKHIAVFPCKLKILPQYVFNSRDPIVIGVMVEAGIIKEGTPLCVPSKDFVDLGMVTSIEYNHKSVETARKGQEVCIKIEPVPGEAPKMFGRHFEAKDFLVSKISRQSIDACKEYFRDDLLKTDWQLMVELKKLFQIL, from the exons ATGCAGGAGTCACAGCCGAAAAAGGCCAAGAAAG GTAGGAGAAAGCGTAATGATAGTGATGAGGATATTGAGCAAGTATTGGCAGAGTTGGCACTGGAATATTCTGTAGATCAACCTGTAGAAAAACCTGCAGAGAAATCTTCAGAAAAATTAGATGATACAGTTGAAGATAGTACAGAACcaaatgaacaaaaaattgacaatgaagataaaaagaaaaaaggaaaaaaagataaaaagaaagaaaagactGAAAAGAATGATGTAAAAGATGAAATTGTGGACGATGACATTGTagaatcaaatttaaatatatataacatatatacGCAACATAATACTGACATGGAAGTTGGTACTGTAAAAACAGCAGCacagaagaagaaagagaaaaaagagagggagaagcAAAAGAAGTTAGCTCAAAAAAAAGcg gaaATTACAAAGgaaagtaacaaaaaagaagatgTTGAAACTGTAGTAGTATCTGATGAAAAGAAAGACGATAACGTTATATCTGCAAAGAAGGATCAGGATAGGGTTGAAGCTGAAGGTGATGCTACTGAACCTGATGATagtatgaaaaagaaaaagaaaaaaggtggTAAAGAAGAAACCaaagaaaaag gTAAAGGACCTGGAAAAAAAGCTATTGCTGCTATGCAGGAagctttaaagaaattaaaagaggaggaagaaaaagcaAAACGTGAAGAGGAAGAAAGGATAAAGCAAGAAGAATTACGAGAGCAAGCAAGATTGGAACAGCTACGACTTGAACAAGAAcgcaaagaaaagaagaaactgAAAGAGAAACAACGGAAAGAAAGATTGAAGGCAGAAGGAAAACTTTTAACAACGAAACAAAAACAAGATAGAGCTAGGGCACAAGCGATGCTTGAGGCACTTAAAGCTCAAGGTTTTGATTTACCTGATGTAGGAGAGAAAAAACCTAGACCAG GAACACGAATTAggccaaataaaataaaacaacaagTTAGcgtagaaaagaaagaagatgaAAAAATTGAGGATGATGAAACAATTGCGGCTCAAGTGCAAGTAGAAATTATAGACGAACCAGCCAAGgagataaaggaaaaaaaagaagaagacgatGTTAAAGATTCGTGGGATGCTGAAACCACCGATGATgaacaagaagaagaag ataaacCAGATGATATTCTCAAGACACCTGAAAAAGTGAAAGAACCTGATCAAAAAGTGTCGGCCTCGACTGAACTAGAAAAAACAGAATTATCTGAAAGCGACACAGAAAGCGAAAGTGGAAGTGAATCGGAATTATCAGATGAGAGCGATGAAGATAGTGAAATAGAGGATAAAATACCAGATGCCGCACGTAAAAAAGAACGAGCAAGAGAACGAATTCAAAATCGCCGTATAGAGGCAGAGAAGAAAAAATCTTTAGATAATCTAAGAGCCGCCGTTGTCTGTGTTTTGGGACACGTCGATACTGGAAAAACAAAGATTTTGGACAAATTGAGAAGAACGAATGTGCAAGATGGGGAAGCTGGTGGTATAACTCAACAAATTGGCGCTACTAATGTACCGATCGAAGCTATTCAAGATTCAACGAAATATGTAAAGGGC tttgctgaaaagaaatttaaaattcctGGTCTCTTGATCATAGATACACCTGGTCACGAATCGTTTAGTAATCTCAGGAGCAGGGGGTCTTCTCTTTGTGATATAGCCATTTTAGTTGTAGATATTATGCACGGGTTGGAACCGCAAACTATAGAGagtatcaatttattaaaagcaaaaaaatgtCCTTTTGTTGTAGCTCTCAATAAAATTGACAG attatacGATTGGCAGACCATGAATCGTAAGGATGTACAAGACATAGTAAAGAATCAAGAATCTAATACCCAACGAGAATTTGAGAGGCGATCAAAGGATATTATTGTACAATTTGCCGAGCAAGGCCTGAATGCAGCAGTGTATTATGAAAATCCAGATCCTAGAGAATACGTATCATTAGTTCCTACCAGTGCCATAACAG GCGAAGGTATGGGCAATCTGTTGGCGTTAATAGTTGACGCCTGTCAAGGTCCTTTGGCTAAAAGATTGATGTACAGCGAAGAACTGCAGGCCACCGTATTAGAAGTTAAAGCATTGCCCGGACTTGGTACTACGATAGATTGTATTCTAGTCAATGGCATGTTAAAAGAAGGTGATACAGTCATTATCGCTGGTACAGACGGGCCTATCGTAACACAAATTCGCTCACTTCTTATGCCACAGCCGTTAAAGGAATTACGAGTTAAG aatGCATATATTGAACATCGTGAAGTTAAGGCTGCTCAAGGGGTAAAAATTGCTGCCAAGGATCTAGAAAAGGCCATTGCTG GATTAAATCTGCAAGTTGCACAAAAACCAGATGAAGTAGATGTTATGAAAGAAGAGATAGCAAAGGAACTATCGAGTGCTCTAGGAAACATACGGTTAGCTGAACGAGGAGTGTACGTTCAGGCATCAACTTTGGGAGCTCTTGAAGCATTGTTGGACTTTTTGAAAAGCAGCAAGATACCG TACTCTGGAATTCGTATCGGACCGGTTGTCAAGAAAGATGTCATGAAAGCTTCCATTATGTTGGAGCACGATAGCCA GTATGCCACAATTCTCGCGTTTGATGTGAAAATTGAGAGGGACGCGCAAGAGCTCGCGGATTCCCTGGGTGTCAAGATCTTCCAGGCCGATATTATTTACCACCTGTTCGACAAATTCACTAATTACAGAGAGGAACTGAAGCAACGCAAGCGGGACGAGAACAAGCATATCGCCGTGTTTCCGTGCAAGCTCAAGATTCTACCGCAG TATGTATTCAACTCGAGGGATCCGATCGTGATCGGCGTGATGGTCGAGGCTGGAATCATCAAGGAAGGAACGCCGCTTTGCGTCCCGAGCAAAGAC TTCGTTGACTTGGGCATGGTAACTAGCATAGAGTATAATCATAAATCCGTAGAAACGGCTAGAAAGGGTCAAGAGGTCTGCATAAAAATCGAGCCTGTCCCAGGAGAAGCACCCAAGATGTTCGGCCGCCATTTCGAGGCAAAAGATTTCCTCGTCAGCAAG ATAAGCAGACAAAGTATAGACGCGTGCAAGGAGTACTTCAGAGATGACCTGCTGAAAACAGATTGGCAACTCATGGTGGAATTGAAGAAGCTCTTCCAGATACTCTAG
- the Eif5b gene encoding eukaryotic translation initiation factor 5B isoform X2, which produces MQESQPKKAKKGRRKRNDSDEDIEQVLAELALEYSVDQPVEKPAEKSSEKLDDTVEDSTEPNEQKIDNEDKKKKGKKDKKKEKTEKNDVKDEIVDDDIVESNLNIYNIYTQHNTDMEVGTVKTAAQKKKEKKEREKQKKLAQKKAEITKESNKKEDVETVVVSDEKKDDNVISAKKDQDRVEAEGDATEPDDSMKKKKKKGGKEETKEKGKGPGKKAIAAMQEALKKLKEEEEKAKREEEERIKQEELREQARLEQLRLEQERKEKKKLKEKQRKERLKAEGKLLTTKQKQDRARAQAMLEALKAQGFDLPDVGEKKPRPGTRIRPNKIKQQVSVEKKEDEKIEDDETIAAQVQVEIIDEPAKEIKEKKEEDDVKDSWDAETTDDEQEEEDKPDDILKTPEKVKEPDQKVSASTELEKTELSESDTESESGSESELSDESDEDSEIEDKIPDAARKKERARERIQNRRIEAEKKKSLDNLRAAVVCVLGHVDTGKTKILDKLRRTNVQDGEAGGITQQIGATNVPIEAIQDSTKYVKGFAEKKFKIPGLLIIDTPGHESFSNLRSRGSSLCDIAILVVDIMHGLEPQTIESINLLKAKKCPFVVALNKIDRLYDWQTMNRKDVQDIVKNQESNTQREFERRSKDIIVQFAEQGLNAAVYYENPDPREYVSLVPTSAITGEGMGNLLALIVDACQGPLAKRLMYSEELQATVLEVKALPGLGTTIDCILVNGMLKEGDTVIIAGTDGPIVTQIRSLLMPQPLKELRVKNAYIEHREVKAAQGVKIAAKDLEKAIAGLNLQVAQKPDEVDVMKEEIAKELSSALGNIRLAERGVYVQASTLGALEALLDFLKSSKIPFVDLGMVTSIEYNHKSVETARKGQEVCIKIEPVPGEAPKMFGRHFEAKDFLVSKISRQSIDACKEYFRDDLLKTDWQLMVELKKLFQIL; this is translated from the exons ATGCAGGAGTCACAGCCGAAAAAGGCCAAGAAAG GTAGGAGAAAGCGTAATGATAGTGATGAGGATATTGAGCAAGTATTGGCAGAGTTGGCACTGGAATATTCTGTAGATCAACCTGTAGAAAAACCTGCAGAGAAATCTTCAGAAAAATTAGATGATACAGTTGAAGATAGTACAGAACcaaatgaacaaaaaattgacaatgaagataaaaagaaaaaaggaaaaaaagataaaaagaaagaaaagactGAAAAGAATGATGTAAAAGATGAAATTGTGGACGATGACATTGTagaatcaaatttaaatatatataacatatatacGCAACATAATACTGACATGGAAGTTGGTACTGTAAAAACAGCAGCacagaagaagaaagagaaaaaagagagggagaagcAAAAGAAGTTAGCTCAAAAAAAAGcg gaaATTACAAAGgaaagtaacaaaaaagaagatgTTGAAACTGTAGTAGTATCTGATGAAAAGAAAGACGATAACGTTATATCTGCAAAGAAGGATCAGGATAGGGTTGAAGCTGAAGGTGATGCTACTGAACCTGATGATagtatgaaaaagaaaaagaaaaaaggtggTAAAGAAGAAACCaaagaaaaag gTAAAGGACCTGGAAAAAAAGCTATTGCTGCTATGCAGGAagctttaaagaaattaaaagaggaggaagaaaaagcaAAACGTGAAGAGGAAGAAAGGATAAAGCAAGAAGAATTACGAGAGCAAGCAAGATTGGAACAGCTACGACTTGAACAAGAAcgcaaagaaaagaagaaactgAAAGAGAAACAACGGAAAGAAAGATTGAAGGCAGAAGGAAAACTTTTAACAACGAAACAAAAACAAGATAGAGCTAGGGCACAAGCGATGCTTGAGGCACTTAAAGCTCAAGGTTTTGATTTACCTGATGTAGGAGAGAAAAAACCTAGACCAG GAACACGAATTAggccaaataaaataaaacaacaagTTAGcgtagaaaagaaagaagatgaAAAAATTGAGGATGATGAAACAATTGCGGCTCAAGTGCAAGTAGAAATTATAGACGAACCAGCCAAGgagataaaggaaaaaaaagaagaagacgatGTTAAAGATTCGTGGGATGCTGAAACCACCGATGATgaacaagaagaagaag ataaacCAGATGATATTCTCAAGACACCTGAAAAAGTGAAAGAACCTGATCAAAAAGTGTCGGCCTCGACTGAACTAGAAAAAACAGAATTATCTGAAAGCGACACAGAAAGCGAAAGTGGAAGTGAATCGGAATTATCAGATGAGAGCGATGAAGATAGTGAAATAGAGGATAAAATACCAGATGCCGCACGTAAAAAAGAACGAGCAAGAGAACGAATTCAAAATCGCCGTATAGAGGCAGAGAAGAAAAAATCTTTAGATAATCTAAGAGCCGCCGTTGTCTGTGTTTTGGGACACGTCGATACTGGAAAAACAAAGATTTTGGACAAATTGAGAAGAACGAATGTGCAAGATGGGGAAGCTGGTGGTATAACTCAACAAATTGGCGCTACTAATGTACCGATCGAAGCTATTCAAGATTCAACGAAATATGTAAAGGGC tttgctgaaaagaaatttaaaattcctGGTCTCTTGATCATAGATACACCTGGTCACGAATCGTTTAGTAATCTCAGGAGCAGGGGGTCTTCTCTTTGTGATATAGCCATTTTAGTTGTAGATATTATGCACGGGTTGGAACCGCAAACTATAGAGagtatcaatttattaaaagcaaaaaaatgtCCTTTTGTTGTAGCTCTCAATAAAATTGACAG attatacGATTGGCAGACCATGAATCGTAAGGATGTACAAGACATAGTAAAGAATCAAGAATCTAATACCCAACGAGAATTTGAGAGGCGATCAAAGGATATTATTGTACAATTTGCCGAGCAAGGCCTGAATGCAGCAGTGTATTATGAAAATCCAGATCCTAGAGAATACGTATCATTAGTTCCTACCAGTGCCATAACAG GCGAAGGTATGGGCAATCTGTTGGCGTTAATAGTTGACGCCTGTCAAGGTCCTTTGGCTAAAAGATTGATGTACAGCGAAGAACTGCAGGCCACCGTATTAGAAGTTAAAGCATTGCCCGGACTTGGTACTACGATAGATTGTATTCTAGTCAATGGCATGTTAAAAGAAGGTGATACAGTCATTATCGCTGGTACAGACGGGCCTATCGTAACACAAATTCGCTCACTTCTTATGCCACAGCCGTTAAAGGAATTACGAGTTAAG aatGCATATATTGAACATCGTGAAGTTAAGGCTGCTCAAGGGGTAAAAATTGCTGCCAAGGATCTAGAAAAGGCCATTGCTG GATTAAATCTGCAAGTTGCACAAAAACCAGATGAAGTAGATGTTATGAAAGAAGAGATAGCAAAGGAACTATCGAGTGCTCTAGGAAACATACGGTTAGCTGAACGAGGAGTGTACGTTCAGGCATCAACTTTGGGAGCTCTTGAAGCATTGTTGGACTTTTTGAAAAGCAGCAAGATACCG TTCGTTGACTTGGGCATGGTAACTAGCATAGAGTATAATCATAAATCCGTAGAAACGGCTAGAAAGGGTCAAGAGGTCTGCATAAAAATCGAGCCTGTCCCAGGAGAAGCACCCAAGATGTTCGGCCGCCATTTCGAGGCAAAAGATTTCCTCGTCAGCAAG ATAAGCAGACAAAGTATAGACGCGTGCAAGGAGTACTTCAGAGATGACCTGCTGAAAACAGATTGGCAACTCATGGTGGAATTGAAGAAGCTCTTCCAGATACTCTAG